A DNA window from Theobroma cacao cultivar B97-61/B2 chromosome 5, Criollo_cocoa_genome_V2, whole genome shotgun sequence contains the following coding sequences:
- the LOC18600639 gene encoding G patch domain-containing protein 8 — MDYRRYNSAQETNIRDKQQQQDDLAYQDSLIEDLAEDFRLPINHKPTENVDLENVEQATLDTRLNSSNIGFRLLQKMGWKGKGLGKDEQGITEPIRSGIRDPKLGIGKQEEDDFFTAEENIQRRKLDIEVEETEEHAKKREVLAEREQKIQTEVKEIRKVFYCELCNKQYKLAMEFEVHLSSYDHNHRKRFKEMREMHGSSSRDDRQKREQQRQEKEMAKFAQMAGARKQQQELPEESGPAIASAPVTATALADQDQRKALKFGFSSKTSTSKNAFGNAAKKPKFPVATVFGNDSDDE, encoded by the exons ATGGACTACCGGCGATACAACAGTGCTCAGGAGACAAACATACGAGATAAACAGCAACAGCAAGATGACCTG GCATACCAAGATTCTCTTATTGAGGATTTGGCTGAAGATTTTCGCTTGCCGATCAATCACAAGCCAACAGAGAATGTCGATCTGGAGAATGTGGAACAAGCAACCTTAGATACAAGGTTGAATTCTTCTAATATTGGGTTTAGGCTTCTTCAGAAAATGGGTTGGAAAGGAAAGGGTCTTGGGAAGGATGAACAAG GAATAACTGAGCCAATAAGATCTGGGATTAGAGACCCAAAATTAGGGATTggaaaacaagaagaagatgatTTCTTCACTGCCGAAGAAAATATCCAGCGTAGGAAACTTGATATTGAAGTTGAGGAGACTGAGGAACATGCAAAGAAGAGAGAG GTGTTAGCAGAACGTGAGCAGAAAATTCAAACAGAGGTGAAAGAAATACGTAAGGTGTTCTATTGTGAGCTTTGCAACAAGCAATACAAATTGGCTATGGAATTTGAGGTCCATCTGAGCTCATATGATCACAACCACAGAAAG CGCTTTAAAGAGATGAGAGAAATGCATGGTAGTAGCAGTCGTGATGATCGACAAAAGCGAGAGCAGCAACGTCAAGAAAAAGAGATGGCTAAGTTTGCCCAAAT GGCTGGTGCTCGTAAACAGCAGCAGGAGCTACCTGAAGAATCTGGGCCTGCCATTGCTTCTGCTCCTGTAACTGCTACTGCACTTGCTGATCAGGATCAACGAAAGGCATTGAaatttggtttttcttctaaaaCTAGCACCTCTAAG AATGCATTTGGCAATGCAGCGAAGAAACCAAAATTTCCTGTTGCAACGGTTTTCGGAAATGACAGTGATGATGAATAG